Proteins encoded by one window of Kribbella flavida DSM 17836:
- a CDS encoding DMT family transporter, with protein sequence MSNETVVAGADLTARSERARAWLVLLLAGAFEVGYALSVEGSEGFTVLSWSLVAVVFFLLTLFALSVALRTIDVGIGYAVWAGIGAVGAALLGPVFFAETLTPVKALWLTVIIAGVVWLKLSDRPNAGREGTGDQ encoded by the coding sequence ATGAGCAACGAAACCGTTGTCGCCGGCGCCGATCTCACCGCCCGCAGCGAGCGGGCCCGCGCCTGGCTCGTACTCCTGCTCGCCGGAGCTTTCGAAGTCGGCTACGCCCTCTCCGTCGAAGGCAGCGAGGGCTTCACCGTGCTCTCCTGGTCGCTTGTCGCGGTGGTCTTCTTCCTGCTCACCCTCTTCGCCCTCAGCGTGGCTCTTCGCACCATCGACGTAGGCATCGGGTACGCCGTCTGGGCCGGCATCGGCGCTGTCGGTGCCGCGCTGCTCGGACCTGTCTTCTTCGCGGAGACGCTCACCCCGGTCAAGGCCCTCTGGCTCACCGTGATCATCGCGGGCGTCGTCTGGCTCAAGCTGTCCGACCGGCCGAACGCGGGCAGGGAAGGGACCGGTGATCAATAG